A DNA window from Altererythrobacter sp. B11 contains the following coding sequences:
- a CDS encoding tRNA (cytidine(34)-2'-O)-methyltransferase: protein MPLSIVLVQPEIPHNTGAIGRTCVALDLELVLIHPLGFDLSDRQVKRAGLDYWPHVRLAEFASWEAFLAERGPREDQLFLFEEYAERSFYDADYPEDAYLVFGRETKGLPAAVVEPLRHRLVRLPMRSDRIRSLNLANAATAAAYQALRGRLD, encoded by the coding sequence ATGCCGCTTTCCATCGTCCTCGTGCAGCCGGAGATCCCGCACAACACCGGCGCCATCGGCCGCACCTGCGTCGCGCTCGATCTGGAACTGGTGCTGATCCACCCGCTCGGCTTCGACCTGTCGGACCGGCAGGTGAAACGTGCCGGGCTCGATTACTGGCCGCATGTACGGCTGGCCGAATTTGCGAGCTGGGAGGCTTTCCTGGCCGAGCGCGGCCCGCGCGAGGACCAGCTGTTCCTGTTCGAGGAGTATGCCGAGCGCAGCTTCTACGACGCGGACTATCCAGAGGATGCCTATCTGGTCTTCGGGCGGGAGACCAAGGGCCTGCCCGCCGCAGTGGTGGAGCCGCTGCGCCACCGCCTGGTTCGCCTGCCGATGCGATCGGACCGCATCCGCTCGCTCAACCTCGCCAATGCCGCCACCGCCGCCGCCTATCAGGCGCTGCGGGGGCGGCTGGACTGA
- a CDS encoding spermidine synthase, which yields MIARELIGTAQVPGGEELRLFRHDRDYMIVMGYNELMSSRMSGSEIALAEESCNRIAAVSRAHMLIGGYGMGFTLRAALARLGAGARITVAELVPEIIEWARGPMAELAAGCLDDPRVHLEMADVADVIGAGAGQYDAILLDVDNGPDGLVRSGNDRLYSPEGLRRAKAALRPSGVLAVWSAAKDAAFTARLRKAGFAVEEIGVRARSNGKGPMHTIWFARKG from the coding sequence GTGATCGCACGCGAGCTCATCGGCACGGCGCAGGTTCCCGGCGGGGAGGAACTGCGCCTGTTCCGCCACGATCGCGATTACATGATCGTGATGGGCTATAACGAGCTGATGAGCAGCCGCATGAGCGGTTCCGAAATCGCTCTGGCCGAAGAGAGCTGCAACCGCATCGCCGCCGTCTCCCGCGCGCATATGCTGATCGGCGGCTATGGCATGGGCTTCACCCTGCGCGCCGCGCTGGCGCGGCTGGGGGCAGGTGCGAGGATCACCGTGGCGGAGCTGGTGCCGGAGATCATCGAGTGGGCGCGCGGGCCGATGGCGGAGCTTGCCGCCGGCTGCCTCGACGATCCGCGCGTGCATCTCGAAATGGCCGATGTCGCCGATGTGATCGGCGCGGGGGCGGGGCAATACGATGCCATCCTGCTCGACGTGGACAACGGACCTGATGGGCTGGTGCGCAGCGGGAATGACCGGCTCTATTCGCCCGAGGGGCTGCGCCGGGCGAAGGCGGCGCTGCGGCCCAGCGGGGTGCTGGCCGTGTGGTCCGCCGCGAAGGATGCGGCCTTCACCGCGCGGCTGCGCAAGGCGGGCTTCGCTGTGGAGGAAATCGGCGTGCGGGCGCGCAGCAACGGCAAGGGACCGATGCACACCATCTGGTTCGCGCGGAAAGGCTGA
- a CDS encoding aminotransferase class III-fold pyridoxal phosphate-dependent enzyme codes for MANGTWLAGIAGAAAAVWAAKKGRERLRLSRAKHRSLTGHVRMAKRMASLIPFYEYDRKGFFAADGAPPEVVARREAGFARLSELFHQRFPRSAALSAEMKDSIPDIDFTGRYRIPFQFSRIAREALPSGSFYEASRGVMLTDLDGNQFYDLTGSYGVNLLGTDAYKALIAEGARRVEDLGPLLGGLHPVTADNVRRIKAISGMDAVSFHMSGTEAVMQAVRLARYHTGRDRVVRFAGAYHGWWGDVQPGIGNPVPADRTYTLADMSEETLKVLETRRNIACVLVNPLQAMHPNKGAPGDSALVDSSRRAGVDREAYAHWLQRLRTVCTKVGACLIVDEVFTGFRLAPGGACEYFGIRPDMMTYGKTLGGGLPVGVLAGRADLMKRYREDRPADICFARGTFNSHPYVMGAMDAFLRHMESPEGGALYEGLDEKWNARAAGLNARLEAEGLSPRIANLGTVWSTFYTAPSRYNWMFQYYLRAEGLALGWTGTGRFIFSFAYGETEFAEVADRYMAAARAAAADGWFTAPEGADDKALRRRVLREMLAHRKGPRV; via the coding sequence ATGGCGAATGGGACGTGGCTGGCCGGGATCGCGGGGGCGGCGGCGGCGGTTTGGGCGGCAAAGAAGGGGCGGGAAAGGCTGCGCCTGTCGCGCGCGAAGCATCGCTCGCTCACCGGCCATGTCCGCATGGCCAAGCGCATGGCCTCGCTCATCCCGTTCTACGAGTATGACCGGAAAGGCTTTTTCGCGGCCGACGGCGCGCCGCCTGAGGTGGTCGCGCGGCGCGAGGCGGGCTTCGCACGGCTTTCGGAGCTGTTCCATCAGCGCTTTCCCAGGAGTGCCGCGCTGAGCGCGGAGATGAAGGATTCCATCCCAGACATCGACTTCACCGGGCGTTACCGCATCCCCTTCCAGTTCAGCCGCATCGCCCGCGAGGCGTTGCCCTCGGGGAGTTTCTACGAGGCATCCCGAGGGGTTATGCTGACCGACCTCGACGGCAATCAGTTCTACGATCTCACCGGCTCCTATGGGGTCAATCTGCTCGGCACCGATGCCTACAAGGCGCTGATCGCTGAAGGGGCGCGCAGGGTGGAGGATCTCGGCCCGCTGCTGGGCGGACTGCATCCGGTGACGGCGGACAATGTCCGCAGAATCAAGGCGATAAGCGGCATGGATGCGGTGAGCTTCCACATGTCCGGCACCGAAGCGGTGATGCAGGCGGTGCGGCTGGCGCGCTATCACACCGGGCGCGACCGGGTGGTTCGCTTCGCCGGCGCCTATCACGGCTGGTGGGGCGATGTGCAGCCGGGCATCGGCAATCCGGTGCCGGCGGACCGCACATACACGCTGGCGGATATGAGCGAGGAAACGCTCAAGGTTCTGGAAACGCGCAGGAATATTGCCTGTGTGCTGGTCAATCCGCTGCAGGCCATGCACCCGAACAAGGGCGCGCCGGGGGACAGCGCGCTGGTCGATTCCAGCCGCCGCGCGGGCGTCGACCGCGAAGCCTATGCACATTGGCTGCAACGCCTCCGCACGGTTTGTACAAAAGTGGGGGCATGCCTGATCGTGGACGAGGTGTTCACCGGCTTCCGTCTGGCGCCCGGCGGGGCCTGCGAATATTTCGGCATCCGCCCCGACATGATGACCTATGGCAAGACGCTGGGCGGCGGCTTGCCCGTGGGTGTGCTGGCAGGCCGGGCCGATCTGATGAAGCGCTATCGCGAGGATCGGCCGGCGGACATCTGCTTCGCGCGCGGCACCTTCAACTCGCACCCCTATGTGATGGGGGCGATGGACGCCTTCCTGCGCCATATGGAATCGCCGGAGGGGGGGGCGCTGTATGAGGGACTGGACGAAAAGTGGAACGCCCGCGCCGCCGGGTTGAACGCGCGGCTGGAGGCGGAAGGGCTTTCCCCCCGCATCGCCAATCTCGGCACGGTGTGGAGCACCTTCTACACTGCACCTTCGCGCTACAACTGGATGTTTCAATATTACCTTCGCGCCGAGGGGCTGGCGCTGGGGTGGACGGGCACCGGCCGCTTCATCTTCAGCTTCGCCTATGGCGAGACGGAGTTCGCCGAAGTGGCCGATCGCTACATGGCGGCGGCGCGCGCCGCAGCGGCCGATGGCTGGTTCACCGCGCCCGAGGGGGCAGACGACAAGGCGCTGCGGCGCCGGGTGCTGCGCGAAATGCTGGCGCATCGGAAAGGCCCGCGGGTCTGA
- the asd gene encoding archaetidylserine decarboxylase (Phosphatidylserine decarboxylase is synthesized as a single chain precursor. Generation of the pyruvoyl active site from a Ser is coupled to cleavage of a Gly-Ser bond between the larger (beta) and smaller (alpha chains). It is an integral membrane protein.), with the protein MSLRASLRTVLGQENVNFLLTNRIPRHALTRFMGWFSKIELPPVRAASIAAWKLFCDVDMADAKPAKYRSLHAAFIRELREGARQVDPDPAVIAAPCDAIVGAFGRIADGMALQIKGFPYPIADLLGSEAEAHAFRDGWFVTMRLTAGMYHRFHAPHDLTVEQVRYISGDTWNVNPIALKRIERLFCKNERAPITVRLDADGSRMVLVPVAAVLVASIRLPWFDAERNLRAGGERAAPCTARFAKGEEMGWFEHGSTIVAIAPPDYRPVAELHEGRRIRMGEALMRMG; encoded by the coding sequence ATGAGCCTGCGCGCCTCCCTTCGGACAGTTTTGGGTCAGGAGAATGTCAATTTCCTGCTCACCAATCGCATCCCGCGCCACGCACTCACCCGCTTCATGGGCTGGTTCAGCAAGATCGAACTGCCCCCGGTCAGGGCCGCTTCCATCGCCGCGTGGAAGCTGTTCTGCGATGTCGACATGGCCGATGCAAAACCGGCGAAATACCGCAGCCTGCACGCCGCCTTCATCCGCGAATTGCGCGAAGGGGCGCGGCAGGTCGATCCCGATCCTGCGGTGATTGCCGCGCCCTGCGATGCCATCGTCGGCGCCTTCGGCCGGATCGCGGATGGCATGGCCTTGCAGATCAAGGGCTTCCCCTATCCGATCGCCGACCTGCTCGGTTCGGAGGCCGAGGCGCACGCCTTCCGCGATGGCTGGTTCGTCACCATGCGGCTGACCGCCGGCATGTATCACCGCTTCCACGCGCCGCATGATCTCACGGTGGAGCAAGTCCGCTATATCTCCGGCGATACGTGGAATGTGAACCCGATCGCGCTCAAGCGGATCGAGCGGCTGTTCTGCAAGAACGAGCGCGCGCCGATCACCGTGCGGCTCGATGCCGATGGCAGCCGGATGGTGCTGGTGCCGGTGGCCGCGGTGCTGGTGGCCAGCATCCGCCTGCCGTGGTTCGACGCGGAGCGGAACCTGCGTGCAGGGGGCGAGCGCGCTGCGCCCTGCACCGCCCGCTTCGCCAAGGGGGAGGAGATGGGCTGGTTCGAGCATGGCTCCACCATCGTCGCCATCGCGCCGCCCGATTACCGGCCGGTGGCGGAGCTGCACGAGGGGCGCCGCATCCGCATGGGCGAGGCGCTGATGCGCATGGGCTGA
- a CDS encoding M16 family metallopeptidase → MNNHSDRRLQRRLLAGAAAFTASLALAACATAPVGDVGSTSPAPVAAGTEAAPLPQLVSQVDIPYESFTLPNGLTTIVHTDRKSPVVGVTVYYRVGSKSEPRGRTGFAHLFEHLMFGGSENVPNFDIPLEAAGSTSTNGSTWYDRTNYVETVPTGALDLALFMESDRMGHLLGAVTQDKLDKQRGVVQNEKRQGDNQPYGLVEYKIADGLLPVGHPYRHSTIGSMADLDAASLTDVRNWFTDHYGPNNVVLALAGDIDAATARPLVERWFGDIPRGPDVAERAAPPVSLSAPMRETMTDQVPVTRIYRSWIGPALTDRDAVALEAGMFVLGGLASSRLDNALVRGDELAVSVSAEAQQHEQISFLQAQMDVKPGVDAAAAEARFDAVIDELVRNGPTQDELKRAATQIVSSEIGALELVGGFSGKGATLAEGKLYAADPAHYKAELNELATLTPAEVQSALQRWLSRPAYTLTVVPGERTDDGATMGGWGDEGTVPPPQPDAKKAVAAIKQGPQREAPQVAPVGELSFPAVEHARLSNGIEVALARRTAIPKVSLAMSFDAGTAADGAQRAGTQSLMMDLLEEGTKSRSALDIAVEQERLGAAISTSTGTDSSVVSMTALTANLAPSLALMADLVRNPAFAPDEVARVKDQRLAAIAQQQASPMGLASRALGPLIYGDAHPYGSVGATGLPSVVQSLTPEALAAVHDTWLRADNATITVVGDVTMAELLPALERSFGDWRAPATPKPEKSVDAPVAPAKPRLVVIDRPNSPQSVLVLSRVLPLTGMDKDQEALDLANQVIGSGFLSRLNMDLREDKGWTYGIGSALSDVTGPRSFSVYTPVQSDRTADSIRLILKDMKAFPAEQGVDETELQRVTDGNIRNLPNSFQTNGQVLGALLENEKLGRPDDYYARLPGIYRTIDAAEIDKAAADYLQPEQMVIIVVGDRAQIDDQLKTLNMPVDYIEASEL, encoded by the coding sequence ATGAACAACCACTCCGATCGCCGCCTGCAGCGGCGCCTGCTCGCCGGTGCGGCGGCTTTCACCGCTTCCCTCGCCCTTGCCGCCTGCGCCACTGCCCCCGTCGGTGATGTCGGTTCCACCTCGCCGGCGCCGGTGGCGGCGGGCACGGAGGCAGCCCCGCTGCCGCAGCTCGTGTCGCAGGTGGACATTCCCTACGAGAGCTTCACCCTGCCCAACGGCCTCACCACCATCGTCCATACCGATCGCAAGAGCCCGGTGGTGGGCGTCACCGTCTATTACCGCGTCGGTTCGAAGAGCGAGCCGCGCGGTCGCACGGGCTTTGCCCATCTGTTCGAACATCTGATGTTCGGCGGCAGCGAGAACGTGCCCAATTTCGATATTCCGCTGGAGGCCGCGGGCTCCACCAGCACCAATGGCTCCACCTGGTACGATCGCACCAATTACGTGGAAACGGTGCCGACCGGCGCGCTGGATCTGGCCCTGTTCATGGAAAGCGACCGCATGGGCCACCTGCTCGGCGCGGTGACGCAGGACAAGCTCGATAAGCAGCGCGGCGTGGTGCAGAACGAGAAGCGGCAGGGCGACAACCAGCCCTATGGCCTGGTGGAATACAAGATTGCCGACGGGCTGCTGCCCGTGGGGCACCCCTATCGCCACTCCACCATCGGTTCGATGGCCGATCTCGACGCGGCCAGCCTCACCGACGTGCGCAACTGGTTCACCGATCATTACGGCCCGAACAATGTCGTCCTCGCCCTTGCGGGGGACATCGATGCCGCCACCGCGCGGCCGCTGGTCGAACGCTGGTTCGGCGATATTCCGCGCGGACCCGACGTGGCGGAGCGCGCTGCGCCGCCCGTCTCCCTCTCTGCCCCGATGCGCGAAACCATGACCGACCAGGTGCCGGTGACGCGCATCTATCGCAGCTGGATCGGCCCGGCGCTGACGGACCGGGACGCGGTGGCGCTGGAAGCGGGCATGTTCGTGCTCGGCGGCCTCGCCAGTTCGCGCCTCGACAATGCGCTGGTGCGCGGGGACGAGTTGGCGGTGAGCGTTTCCGCCGAGGCGCAGCAGCATGAGCAGATCAGCTTCCTGCAGGCGCAGATGGATGTGAAGCCGGGCGTGGATGCGGCAGCCGCCGAAGCGCGCTTCGATGCGGTGATCGACGAACTGGTGCGCAACGGCCCCACGCAGGACGAGCTGAAGCGCGCAGCCACGCAGATCGTCTCCTCCGAGATCGGCGCGCTGGAGCTGGTCGGCGGCTTTTCCGGCAAGGGCGCCACGCTGGCCGAGGGCAAGCTCTATGCGGCCGACCCGGCGCATTACAAGGCGGAGCTGAACGAGCTGGCGACGCTGACCCCGGCCGAGGTGCAATCGGCACTGCAGCGCTGGCTGTCGCGCCCCGCCTATACGCTCACCGTCGTGCCCGGCGAGCGCACGGACGACGGCGCCACCATGGGCGGTTGGGGCGACGAGGGCACCGTGCCCCCGCCGCAGCCCGATGCGAAGAAGGCGGTTGCCGCGATCAAGCAGGGCCCGCAGCGCGAAGCACCGCAGGTCGCCCCGGTGGGCGAGCTGAGCTTCCCCGCCGTGGAACATGCCCGGCTTTCCAACGGCATAGAGGTGGCACTGGCCCGCCGCACCGCCATCCCCAAGGTCTCGCTGGCGATGAGCTTCGATGCCGGTACGGCCGCCGACGGGGCGCAGCGTGCGGGCACGCAGTCGCTGATGATGGATTTGCTGGAAGAGGGCACCAAGAGCCGCAGCGCGCTGGACATCGCGGTGGAGCAGGAACGGCTCGGCGCCGCGATCAGCACCAGCACGGGCACGGACAGCTCGGTCGTTTCCATGACCGCGCTCACCGCCAATCTCGCGCCTTCGCTGGCGTTGATGGCCGATCTGGTGCGCAATCCGGCGTTCGCGCCGGACGAGGTGGCGCGGGTGAAGGACCAGCGGCTGGCCGCGATTGCGCAACAGCAGGCCTCCCCCATGGGCCTCGCCAGCCGGGCGCTGGGGCCGCTGATCTATGGCGACGCGCATCCCTACGGCTCGGTGGGTGCGACGGGGCTTCCCTCCGTGGTCCAGTCGCTGACGCCGGAGGCGCTGGCGGCAGTGCATGACACCTGGCTGCGCGCCGACAATGCCACCATCACCGTGGTGGGTGACGTGACGATGGCCGAGCTTCTTCCCGCGCTGGAGCGCAGCTTCGGCGACTGGCGCGCACCCGCGACGCCGAAGCCGGAAAAGAGCGTGGATGCTCCCGTCGCGCCCGCGAAGCCGCGACTGGTGGTGATCGACCGGCCGAACAGCCCGCAAAGCGTGCTGGTGCTCAGCCGCGTCCTGCCCCTCACCGGCATGGACAAGGACCAGGAGGCACTCGATCTTGCCAACCAGGTGATCGGCAGCGGCTTCCTCTCCCGCCTCAACATGGATCTGCGCGAGGACAAGGGCTGGACCTACGGCATCGGCAGCGCGCTGTCCGACGTGACCGGGCCGCGCAGCTTCTCGGTCTATACGCCGGTGCAGAGCGACCGCACGGCGGATTCGATCCGCCTGATCCTGAAGGACATGAAGGCCTTCCCGGCCGAACAGGGCGTGGACGAAACCGAACTGCAGCGCGTGACCGACGGCAATATCCGCAACCTGCCCAACAGCTTCCAGACCAACGGGCAGGTGCTGGGCGCGCTGCTGGAGAACGAGAAGCTGGGCCGGCCGGACGATTACTATGCCAGGCTGCCCGGCATCTACCGCACCATCGATGCGGCGGAGATCGACAAGGCGGCGGCGGATTACCTGCAGCCGGAGCAGATGGTCATCATCGTGGTCGGCGATCGTGCCCAGATCGACGATCAGCTGAAAACGCTGAACATGCCGGTGGACTATATCGAGGCGTCGGAGCTGTAA